Sequence from the Atribacteraceae bacterium genome:
CTTCTTCAATGCCGGGATTGTGAAGAGGAGCTGGTTGGAATAAGGCGGCTGAAAGAGATCCTGGGTACTATGAAGCGGGAGGTTCCGGAGGAGGTGCGTCGTTCGGTTCGCCTCAACTTGGAAGCATTGCGTTTCGGCCTCATAGTTTCGCATATCCGGGAGTTCGTCTTGATCGTGGCTGCGACGCTGGGTGTTCTGCTTCTGCTTTTATTTCTTCTGCCTCGGTATCAGGCCACCCGGGAGATTGCCATCCGTTTTATCGAGCCCTATGAAAATTTGCATCGGAGCCTCAGCGGTCAGCAGTTTGAACCGGCATACAATCACCGATTGTTTGAAATCAACACCGTTGACTATCCGGTATCCCGAATTAATCTCCCTCCCGGGAAAGATTGATTCTTTTATGAGAAAATTTGTTTCACTGGTTGCCGGTGGTCTTGTTTTGTGTTGTTTTCTTGCAGTGGT
This genomic interval carries:
- a CDS encoding zf-HC2 domain-containing protein, which translates into the protein MECDWVKNNLSGFLDEELAEDDRKVIRNHLLQCRDCEEELVGIRRLKEILGTMKREVPEEVRRSVRLNLEALRFGLIVSHIREFVLIVAATLGVLLLLLFLLPRYQATREIAIRFIEPYENLHRSLSGQQFEPAYNHRLFEINTVDYPVSRINLPPGKD